In one Actinomycetota bacterium genomic region, the following are encoded:
- a CDS encoding chemotaxis protein CheW, whose protein sequence is MDDERGGLTEVLGVVVTDRRLAVRLTDLREVLPGRRLTRIPQAPPGLLGMMSARGELVTVFELLVDASASAGPDHPRWVVVVDGSRAPLAFAVDEVTGTASIDPGALHEPHTAGAQDQSPVEGLTADGVGLIDVERLAGDRRFWPYAPEHATGTEIR, encoded by the coding sequence GTGGACGACGAGCGCGGTGGTCTGACGGAGGTCCTCGGCGTCGTCGTCACCGACCGGCGTCTGGCCGTGCGGCTGACCGATCTGCGCGAGGTCCTGCCCGGCCGACGGCTCACACGCATCCCGCAAGCGCCCCCGGGGCTGCTCGGGATGATGAGCGCACGGGGGGAGCTGGTCACGGTGTTCGAGCTGCTAGTCGACGCGTCTGCCTCCGCCGGGCCAGACCACCCCCGGTGGGTGGTCGTCGTCGACGGGTCACGTGCCCCCCTGGCCTTCGCCGTCGACGAGGTCACCGGCACCGCCAGCATCGACCCCGGCGCGCTGCACGAACCGCACACCGCGGGCGCTCAGGACCAGTCTCCGGTCGAAGGGCTCACCGCCGACGGGGTAGGGCTGATCGACGTCGAACGGCTGGCAGGCGACCGCCGCTTCTGGCCGTACGCACCGGAACACGCAACCGGAACGGAGATCCGATGA